The following proteins come from a genomic window of Anguilla rostrata isolate EN2019 chromosome 17, ASM1855537v3, whole genome shotgun sequence:
- the mcm5 gene encoding DNA replication licensing factor MCM5 produces MSGFDDAGVYYSDSFGGIDGPADDGAVKRSQLKKRFREFLRQFRVGTDRTGFTYKYRDDLKRHYTLGEYWIEVEMEDLASFDEDLSDCLYKLPSENLPMLEEAAQEVADEVTRPRPVGEEVVQDIQVMLKSDAHPASIRNLKSEQVSRLVKIPGIIISSTAVRAKATRVCLQCRGCRSVISNIPLPPGLQGYALPRKCNTEQAGRVKCPVDPYFIIPDRCVCVDFQTQRLQESPDAVPHGEMPRHLQLYCDRYLCDRVVPGNRVTVMGIYSIKKGAQTKAKGGREKGAGVGIRSSYLRVVGIQVNTEGAGRGATGSVTPQEEEELRALAASPSVYLSLARSLAPSIYGSEDLKKAIACLLFGGSRKRLPDGLTRRGDINLLMLGDPGTAKSQLLKFVERCSPIGVYTSGKGSSAAGLTASVLRDPHTRGFVMEGGAMVLADGGVVCIDEFDKMREDDRVAIHEAMEQQTISIAKAGITTTLNSRCSVLAAANSVFGRWDDTKGEDNIDFMPTILSRFDMIFIIKDQHDQERDMTLARHVMNVHLSAQTQTEGMEGEISLATLKKYIAYARIKCGPRLSAAAAEKLKNRYVVMRSGAREHERESDRRPSIPITVRQLEAVIRIAESLAKMKLQAVAGEEEVDEALRLFQVSTLDAALSGSLSGVEGFTTQEDQEMISRIEKQLKRRFAIGSQVSEHSIIQDFTKQKYPEQAIYKVLHLMMRRGELQHRMQRKVLYRVK; encoded by the exons ATGTCCGGTTTCGACGACGCTGGAGTGTATTACAGTGACAGCTTCGGCGGCATAGATGGACCGGCGGATGACGGAGCTGTTAAGCGGAGTCAGCTCAAGAAGAGATTCCGGGAGTTTCTTAGGCAGTTCAGAGTTGGCACTGATCGAACGGGGTTCACCTATAAATACCG TGATGATCTGAAGAGGCACTACACTCTGGGCGAGTACTGGAtagaggtggagatggaggacCTGGCCAGCTTTGACGAGGACCTCTCCGACTGCCTCTATAAACTACCTTCCGAGAACCTGCCTATG ctggaggaggcggCACAGGAGGTGGCGGATGAGGTGACTCGACCCCGCCCAGTCGGGGAGGAGGTGGTGCAGGACATCCAGGTGATGCTGAAGAGCGATGCCCACCCAGCCTCCATCCGAAACCTCAAG TCTGAGCAGGTGTCCCGTCTGGTGAAAATCCCGGGGATCATCATCTCGTCCACGGCGGTGCGGGCGAAGGCCACGCGCGTGTGCCTGCAGTGCCGCGGCTGCCGCTCTGTCATCAGCAacatccccctgccccccggccTGCAGGGCTATGCCCTCCCCCGCAAGTGCAACac TGAGCAGGCCGGGCGGGTGAAGTGTCCTGTGGACCCGTACTTCATCATTCCGGACCGCTGCGTGTGCGTTGACTTCCAGACGCAACGCCTGCAGGAGTCCCCTGACGCTGTACCCCACGGAGAAATGCCCCGACACCTGCAGCTCTATTGCGACAG GTACCTGTGTGATCGTGTGGTCCCGGGGAACCGGGTGACTGTCATGGGGATCTATTCCATTAAGAAAGGGGCCCAGACGAAGGCCAAGGGTGGCCGGGAGAAAGGGGCGGGCGTGGGCATACGCTCCTCCTACCTGCGCGTGGTGGGCATCCAGGTGAACACCGAGGGAGCAG GACGCGGTGCCACGGGGTCCGTGACCcctcaggaggaagaggaactcAGGGCGCTAGCTGCCTCCCCCTCCGTCTACCTGTCCCTGGcccgctccctcgctccctccatCTACGGCAGTGAAGACCTGAAGAAGGCCATCGCCTGCCTGCTCTTCGGCGGCTCCAGGAAGAG GTTGCCAGACGGCCTGACGCGTAGGGGGGATATTAATCTCCTGATGTTGGGGGATCCCGGCACGGCCAAGTCCCAGCTGCTGAAGTTTGTGGAGCGGTGTTCTCCAATCGGG GTGTATACCTCGGGTAAGGGCAGCAGCGCGGCCGGTCTCACGGCCTCCGTCCTTCGGGACCCCCACACCCGCGGGTTCGTCATGGAGGGGGGCGCCATGGTGCTGGCTGACGGGGGCGTGGTCTGCATTGACGAGTTTGACAAG ATGAGGGAGGATGACCGAGTGGCCATCCACGAAGCCATGGAGCAGCAGACCATCTCTATCGCCAAG GCCGGCATCACCACCACCCTGAACTCGCGCTGCTCTGTGCTAGCTGCTGCTAACTCGGTGTTCGGTCGCTGGGACGACACCAAGGGCGAGGACAACATCGACTTCATGCCCACCATCCTGTCCCGATTCGACATGATTTTCATCATCAAGGATCAGCATGACCAGGAGAGGGACATG ACCCTGGCGCGCCACGTGATGAACGTCCACCTCAGTGCTCAGACTCAGACGGAGGGCATGGAGGGAGAGATCTCACTGGCCACGCTGAAGAAGTACATCGCCTATGCCAGAAT AAAATGCGGTCCTCGGCTGTCGGCCGCAGCAGCAGAGAAGCTGAAGAACCGATACGTGGTGATGAGGAGCGGAGCGAGggagcacgagagagagagcgaccgGAGGCCCTCCATCCCCATCACGGTCAG gCAGTTGGAGGCTGTGATCCGGATTGCTGAGTCTCTGGCTAAGATGAAGCTGCAGGCGGTGGCTGGCGAGGAGGAGGTGGACGAGGCTCTTCGTCTTTTCCAGGTGTCCACCCTGGACGCCGCGCTGTCCGGCAGCCTCTCTG gtgtggaAGGCTTCACCACACAGGAAGACCAGGAGATGATCTCTCGCATTGAGA
- the gcat gene encoding 2-amino-3-ketobutyrate coenzyme A ligase, mitochondrial, with translation MLVRKAVRSLGNPLRGIFYPSVTVNRSQTALAQARSVLENELDTIRAGGTWKGERIITSKQGAHIYVDGSHGDILNFCANNYLGLSSHPAVVEAGVKALQSYGAGLSSVRFICGTQDIHKNLERKLAEFHEREDAILYASCFDANAGLFEVLMGPEDAVLSDELNHASIIDGIRLCRAKRLRYRHLDLNDLEDKLKEAQSSRLRLIVTDGVFSMDGDVAPLKEICDLSDRYGAMVFIDECHATGFLGPRGRGTDELLGVMDRVQIVNSTLGKALGGAAGGYTVGPKPLIDLLRQRSRPYLFSNSLPPPVVGCSTRAVELLLESNEIAQSMTAKTMRFRNAMTAAGFTISGKLHPICPVMLGDARLASLMADDMLKLGVYVIGFSFPVVPKGKARIRVQISAAHSNEDIDRCVDAFIQTGRKHGVVS, from the exons ATGCTCGTCCGGAAGGCTGTGCGCAGTTTAGGCAACCCCTTGCGGGGTATTTTTTATCCTTCTGTCACCGTGAATCGGAGCCAGACAGCTCTTGCGCAAGCTAGATCAGTGTTGGAGAACGAACTGGACACGATTCGAGCGGGGGGCACGTGGAAAGGAGAACGAATTATCACCTCCAAGCAGGGAGCGCATATCTACGTGGACGGCAGTcatggtg ACATATTGAACTTCTGTGCCAATAACTACCTGGGCCTGTCAAGTCACCCGGCGGTGGTGGAGGCGGGGGTGAAGGCTCTGCAGAGCTATGGAGCAGGGCTGAGCTCTGTGAGGTTTATCTGTGGAACGCAG gatATTCATAAGAATCTGGAACGAAAACTGGCAGAATTCCATGAGCGGGAAGATGCCATTCTCTATGCCAGCTGTTTCGACGCCAACGCTGGGCTCTTTGAG GTTCTGATGGGCCCGGAGGACGCGGTTCTGTCGGATGAGCTGAACCATGCTTCCATCATTGACGGGATCCGGCTGTGCCGAGCCAAGCGGTTGCGGTACCGCCACCTGGACCTGAATGACCTGGAGGACAAGCTGAAAGAGGCTCAG tcATCCCGGCTACGCCTCATAGTCACGGATGGGGTTTTCTCCATGGATGGTGACGTGGCGCCCTTGAAAGAGATCTGCGACCTGTCTGACCGCTACGGCGCCATGGTCTTCATCGACGAGTGCCACGCCACAGGCTTCCTGGGCCCGCggggcag AGGCACAGATGAGCTGCTTGGCGTTATGGACAGAGTTCAGATCGTCAACTCTACTCTGGGGAAAGCGCTGGGAGGAGCGGCTG GTGGCTACACAGTGGGTCCTAAACCATTGATTGACCTGCTGAGGCAGCGTTCTCGCCCATACCTCTTCTCcaactccctcccccctcccgtaGTGGGATGTTCCACCCGAGCTGTGGAACTTCTCCTGGAATCCAATGAGATTGCTCAGTCCATGACAGCCAAAACCATGAG GTTCAGAAACGCCATGACTGCGGCTGGATTCACCATCTCCGGCAAACTCCATCCCATTTGCCCAGTCATGCTGGGGGATGCTCGGCTGGCCTCTCTCATGGCTGATGACATGCTGAAGCTTG gggtgtatgtgattggtttcTCATTCCCCGTGGTTCCGAAGGGGAAGGCCCGGATCAGGGTCCAGATCTCGGCGGCGCACTCGAACGAGGACATTGACCGCTGCGTGGATGCATTCATTCAAACGGGACGGAAACATGGTGTTGTGTCCTGA